In Bacillus sp. SB49, a single window of DNA contains:
- the glmM gene encoding phosphoglucosamine mutase, producing the protein MGKYFGTDGVRGVANKELTPELAFKLGRYGGYVVTKGAERPKVLIGRDTRISGEMLEGALAAGLLSIGAEVMRLGVISTPGVAYLTRALQAEAGIMISASHNPVQDNGIKFFGPDGFKLTDEQEKEIEALIDAEEDNLPRPSGADLGQINDYFEGGQKYLQHLKQTVDYDFDGLHIALDCAHGATSSLASHLFADLEADITSIGSSPDGLNINEGVGSTHPELLQDLVKEKKADVGLAFDGDGDRLIAVDEKGNIVDGDRIMYICAKHMNGNGTLNHSTVVSTVMSNLGFYKAVEANGMKSDKTAVGDRYVMEEMRRGGYNLGGEQSGHIIFLDHITTGDGMLSALQLVNVMKETGKPLSELAGEMEQFPQVLKNVRVIDKNRVQTHPRIQDAIQAVEEEMGGSGRVLVRPSGTEPLVRIMVEAPTEEQCETYVDRVVQVVQEELGMEE; encoded by the coding sequence ATGGGTAAATATTTTGGTACGGACGGCGTCCGCGGCGTCGCCAACAAAGAGTTGACGCCTGAGCTGGCTTTTAAATTGGGGCGTTACGGTGGATATGTAGTGACGAAAGGTGCGGAGAGGCCGAAAGTGTTGATCGGCCGTGATACAAGGATTTCAGGAGAAATGCTGGAAGGGGCGCTTGCGGCAGGTTTACTCTCCATTGGAGCGGAAGTCATGCGTCTCGGTGTCATTTCTACACCAGGTGTCGCTTACTTGACGAGGGCACTTCAAGCGGAAGCGGGAATCATGATTTCTGCTTCTCACAACCCTGTACAGGATAACGGAATCAAGTTCTTCGGTCCGGACGGCTTCAAGCTGACGGATGAACAGGAGAAAGAAATTGAAGCATTGATAGATGCGGAAGAGGACAACCTCCCACGTCCTTCTGGTGCAGACCTTGGACAAATCAATGATTACTTTGAAGGTGGACAGAAATATTTGCAGCATTTGAAACAGACGGTGGACTATGATTTTGATGGTCTTCACATTGCGCTGGATTGCGCTCACGGAGCTACGTCTTCGCTTGCGTCCCACTTGTTCGCGGACTTGGAAGCAGACATCACGTCCATCGGTTCGTCCCCGGACGGTCTGAACATTAACGAAGGTGTCGGATCGACTCATCCGGAACTGCTTCAGGACCTGGTCAAAGAAAAGAAAGCGGATGTGGGACTGGCTTTCGATGGAGACGGTGACCGTTTGATTGCAGTCGATGAGAAAGGGAATATCGTAGATGGCGACCGTATCATGTACATATGTGCTAAACATATGAATGGAAATGGAACGCTTAACCATTCCACTGTCGTATCCACGGTCATGAGTAACCTTGGTTTCTACAAAGCTGTAGAAGCAAATGGTATGAAGAGTGACAAGACGGCAGTAGGCGACCGTTATGTCATGGAGGAGATGCGTCGCGGCGGCTATAACCTTGGAGGTGAACAATCCGGTCATATCATCTTCCTTGATCATATAACTACCGGTGACGGAATGCTTTCTGCACTTCAATTGGTCAACGTCATGAAAGAAACAGGCAAGCCTCTTTCTGAGCTTGCTGGTGAAATGGAACAGTTCCCGCAAGTATTGAAAAACGTACGAGTTATCGACAAGAACCGTGTTCAGACCCATCCGCGTATTCAAGACGCTATTCAAGCTGTAGAAGAAGAGATGGGCGGCAGCGGCCGCGTACTTGTAAGGCCTTCCGGTACGGAACCACTTGTCCGGATCATGGTTGAGGCACCGACGGAAGAACAATGTGAAACATATGTAGACAGAGTAGTCCAAGTCGTTCAAGAAGAACTTGGAATGGAAGAGTAA
- the glmS gene encoding glutamine--fructose-6-phosphate transaminase (isomerizing) codes for MCGIVGYIGQEDTKEILLTGLEKLEYRGYDSAGIATLNNDGVEVTKVKGRIAALREAVDGDVKATMGIGHTRWATHGAPSVENAHPHQSTSGRFTIVHNGVIENYVEVRDEYLTDVELKSETDTEIIVQLIEVLYNDMKDVAAAFRKAVELLTGSYAVAMIDRENEDTIYVAKNKSPLLVGLGEGFNVVASDSMAALHVTNEFMELMDKETVILHRGGVEIQKLDGSTVSRESFTAELDATDIEKGTYPHFMLKEIDEQPFVIRKIIQEYQNENDEIKLDPEIRGAMKACDRIYIIAAGTSYHAGLLGKEFIEKLANIPVEVHVASEFSYNMPLLSEKPLFIFISQSGETADSRSVLVQTKKLGHPALTVTNVPGSTLSREADYTLHLHAGPEIAVASTKAYTAQMAVLAILAVDTARAKGLKLDFDPMQELGIVANTMEALTEQKEKMEELARDYLATTRNCFFIGRGLDYHVGLEGSLKLKEISYIQAEGFAGGELKHGTIALIEEGTPVIALATQENVNLSIRGNVQEVEARGANSMIISMKGLDKSGDAFVIPHVHELLTPLVSVIPMQLISYYAALHRDCDVDKPRNLAKSVTVE; via the coding sequence ATGTGTGGAATTGTAGGATATATTGGACAAGAAGATACGAAGGAAATTCTTTTGACTGGTCTTGAGAAGCTTGAGTACCGCGGATATGACTCTGCTGGTATCGCTACTTTAAATAATGATGGTGTGGAAGTGACGAAGGTGAAAGGCCGTATCGCTGCGTTGAGAGAAGCAGTCGACGGAGATGTGAAGGCGACAATGGGGATCGGGCATACGCGTTGGGCGACACACGGTGCGCCAAGCGTAGAGAACGCACACCCTCACCAAAGTACTTCCGGCCGTTTTACTATCGTACACAACGGTGTCATCGAGAACTATGTGGAAGTCCGCGATGAATACTTGACGGATGTTGAGTTGAAGAGTGAGACCGATACTGAAATCATCGTACAATTGATCGAAGTGCTGTATAACGACATGAAAGACGTAGCAGCTGCTTTCCGTAAAGCGGTTGAACTGCTCACAGGTTCTTATGCAGTAGCGATGATCGATCGTGAGAATGAAGATACCATTTACGTAGCGAAGAACAAGAGCCCGCTTCTAGTCGGTCTTGGTGAAGGCTTCAATGTCGTAGCCAGTGACTCCATGGCTGCTTTGCATGTGACGAATGAATTCATGGAATTGATGGATAAAGAAACAGTTATTCTTCACCGCGGCGGTGTAGAAATCCAGAAGCTTGACGGCTCTACTGTTTCCCGTGAATCATTTACAGCAGAATTGGATGCTACAGACATCGAAAAAGGTACTTATCCTCACTTCATGTTGAAAGAGATCGATGAGCAGCCTTTCGTAATCCGTAAAATCATCCAGGAATACCAGAACGAAAATGATGAAATCAAATTGGATCCGGAAATCCGCGGGGCAATGAAAGCATGTGACCGCATTTATATCATTGCTGCGGGTACCAGCTATCATGCCGGTCTCCTTGGAAAAGAATTCATCGAGAAATTGGCCAACATTCCGGTAGAGGTACATGTAGCGAGTGAATTCTCCTATAACATGCCGCTTCTATCAGAAAAACCGTTGTTCATTTTCATTTCTCAATCTGGAGAAACAGCAGACAGTCGTTCTGTCCTTGTCCAAACGAAGAAACTTGGTCATCCGGCGTTGACGGTTACAAACGTCCCTGGATCCACCCTTTCCCGTGAAGCGGATTATACCCTGCACTTACATGCAGGTCCTGAGATTGCCGTTGCATCAACGAAAGCATATACGGCACAAATGGCTGTCCTTGCTATCCTTGCCGTGGATACTGCCCGTGCGAAAGGATTGAAGCTTGATTTCGATCCGATGCAGGAGCTTGGTATCGTAGCTAACACAATGGAGGCATTGACAGAGCAGAAAGAGAAGATGGAAGAATTAGCTCGTGATTACCTTGCGACAACGCGTAACTGTTTCTTCATCGGCCGTGGTTTGGATTACCACGTAGGCTTGGAAGGGTCCTTGAAATTGAAAGAGATTTCTTACATCCAGGCGGAAGGTTTTGCAGGTGGAGAGTTGAAGCACGGTACCATTGCTTTAATTGAAGAAGGTACACCGGTTATCGCATTGGCTACCCAGGAGAACGTGAACCTTTCCATCCGTGGTAACGTTCAGGAAGTAGAAGCACGTGGGGCTAACAGCATGATTATCAGTATGAAGGGCTTGGATAAATCCGGCGATGCATTCGTCATCCCGCATGTCCACGAATTACTGACACCACTTGTGTCTGTAATCCCGATGCAGCTGATTTCTTACTATGCTGCTTTACACCGTGATTGTGACGTTGATAAACCGCGTAACCTTGCGAAGAGTGTAACAGTAGAATAA
- a CDS encoding FtsW/RodA/SpoVE family cell cycle protein, whose translation MKFEERFDWQLFFIACCFVVVSIVALYSAQQSGQYNENFVLKQLLWYGLGAVVIGFMLLADPEDFKNISWYLYAFGVLLLFLLVIAPPSIAPVIKGQKSWFVLPGLGSMQPAELMKIFTILALGRVAVNHNQIHRVSTLKSDGILLLKLVATTGLPLLLIMQQPDLGTGLVFIAILSGFILISGIQWKIILPIFGSIAALGTTLIWLALQAPQILDKYLGVKSYQLGRIYSWFQPTKYEDSTGYQLVKAMRAIGSGQLYGKGFGEREVYLPESQTDFIFSIIAEEYGFLGSCIVIILFFFLIYRFTTIAFRANSNYSSYVMVGIIAMIAFHVFQNIGMSVQLLPITGIPLPFISYGGSALLGNLIALGVAFSISYHHRTYMFGD comes from the coding sequence ATGAAGTTTGAAGAAAGGTTTGATTGGCAGCTCTTCTTTATTGCTTGTTGTTTTGTCGTTGTCAGTATCGTCGCCTTATACAGCGCCCAGCAAAGTGGACAATATAATGAAAACTTTGTCCTTAAACAATTGCTGTGGTATGGACTGGGAGCTGTCGTTATCGGCTTCATGCTCCTCGCTGACCCGGAGGATTTCAAGAACATCAGCTGGTATTTATACGCATTCGGCGTGCTCCTGCTGTTTCTTCTCGTTATTGCTCCTCCATCAATCGCACCCGTGATCAAAGGACAAAAAAGCTGGTTTGTTCTTCCTGGTTTAGGATCGATGCAGCCGGCCGAGCTGATGAAGATCTTTACGATTCTTGCCCTCGGCAGAGTCGCCGTCAACCACAACCAAATACACCGTGTATCTACATTAAAAAGTGATGGTATTCTCCTGCTGAAGCTCGTTGCGACGACAGGTCTTCCATTACTGTTGATCATGCAGCAGCCCGATTTAGGGACAGGCCTTGTGTTCATCGCCATCTTGTCCGGATTTATTCTTATTTCCGGCATTCAATGGAAAATCATTCTTCCTATTTTCGGATCCATTGCTGCACTGGGAACGACGTTGATCTGGCTCGCTCTGCAGGCACCACAGATCTTGGACAAATACTTAGGAGTAAAATCATACCAGTTGGGAAGGATTTATTCCTGGTTCCAACCTACGAAATACGAAGATTCAACCGGTTACCAGCTCGTCAAAGCGATGAGGGCAATCGGTTCCGGTCAGTTGTATGGAAAGGGATTTGGAGAACGGGAAGTATATCTGCCGGAATCACAGACGGATTTCATTTTCAGTATTATTGCAGAAGAATACGGTTTTCTCGGTTCTTGTATCGTCATCATTCTGTTCTTTTTCCTGATCTATAGATTCACGACGATTGCGTTCCGCGCCAACAGCAACTATAGTTCCTACGTCATGGTCGGTATCATTGCTATGATTGCCTTTCACGTATTCCAAAACATCGGAATGAGCGTGCAGCTCCTGCCGATTACGGGTATCCCGCTTCCATTCATCAGTTATGGAGGTAGTGCCCTGCTTGGGAATCTGATTGCACTAGGTGTTGCATTTTCTATATCGTACCACCATCGAACCTATATGTTTGGAGATTAA
- a CDS encoding phospholipase A2 family enzyme yields the protein MPRKRKDRRIRRPGFCVFPGYRYCGPGCSGPGEPINAVDAACRAHDECYRIKKDYCACDRAFLKRLKKLQTPETQEGRHAHTLYQYMKVQKTFTCF from the coding sequence ATGCCAAGAAAAAGAAAAGATCGCAGGATTCGAAGGCCGGGGTTTTGCGTTTTTCCAGGATACAGGTACTGCGGTCCGGGGTGCAGCGGACCGGGAGAGCCCATCAATGCCGTCGATGCCGCCTGCAGAGCGCACGATGAGTGCTACCGGATAAAAAAAGACTACTGCGCTTGTGACCGTGCATTTCTGAAACGATTAAAAAAACTTCAAACACCGGAAACGCAGGAAGGCAGACATGCTCATACCTTGTATCAATATATGAAGGTTCAGAAGACATTCACTTGTTTCTAA
- the trxB gene encoding thioredoxin-disulfide reductase produces MTYQAIILGTGPAGLTAAVYLARANMKPLVIEGPEPGGQLTMTTEVENFPGFPDGIMGPVLMDHMRKQAERFGATFQQGWVTNVEVDQKPFKLQVSGIGELETEVLIVSTGASAKLLGIPGEKENIGRGVSTCATCDGFFFRGKKVLIIGGGDSAMEEAAFLTKFADHVQVVHRREELRASKIMQTRAKENAKVTWALNKTPVEMISDGAKITGMKVKDNESGKEEMIEADGIFVAIGHHPNTDFLHGKLDMDEKGYLLVEPGTTKTNVPGIFACGDVQDQKYRQAITAAGTGCMAALDAERFLEAELRETSCNRTEEPSRTGDSST; encoded by the coding sequence ATGACGTATCAAGCAATAATATTAGGCACAGGACCTGCAGGGTTGACCGCTGCCGTCTATTTGGCGAGAGCGAACATGAAGCCGCTTGTCATAGAAGGTCCGGAGCCGGGGGGACAGCTTACCATGACAACGGAAGTGGAAAATTTCCCAGGGTTCCCGGATGGAATTATGGGACCTGTTCTCATGGACCATATGAGGAAACAGGCGGAACGGTTCGGCGCAACTTTCCAGCAGGGATGGGTTACAAATGTGGAAGTGGATCAGAAGCCGTTTAAGCTGCAAGTGAGCGGAATAGGAGAATTGGAGACAGAGGTATTGATTGTGTCCACAGGCGCTTCTGCCAAGCTGCTTGGAATTCCTGGAGAGAAAGAGAACATCGGTCGAGGGGTCAGTACGTGTGCCACGTGTGACGGTTTCTTTTTCAGAGGCAAGAAGGTACTCATTATCGGCGGGGGGGATTCCGCCATGGAAGAGGCCGCTTTTCTTACGAAATTTGCGGATCACGTCCAAGTCGTTCACCGACGGGAAGAACTGCGGGCATCGAAGATTATGCAGACCCGGGCGAAAGAGAATGCAAAAGTAACATGGGCGCTGAATAAGACACCGGTGGAGATGATCTCGGACGGGGCCAAAATTACCGGCATGAAAGTGAAGGATAACGAATCAGGCAAGGAGGAAATGATCGAAGCGGACGGAATATTTGTGGCGATCGGACACCATCCTAACACCGATTTCCTGCATGGAAAATTGGATATGGATGAGAAGGGGTATTTGCTGGTTGAGCCTGGAACGACAAAGACGAATGTTCCGGGAATATTCGCATGCGGTGATGTGCAGGATCAGAAATACCGTCAGGCCATAACGGCGGCAGGAACCGGCTGCATGGCGGCCCTTGATGCCGAACGTTTCCTGGAGGCGGAATTACGAGAAACTTCTTGTAATAGGACGGAGGAACCTTCTCGAACCGGAGACTCTTCCACATAA
- a CDS encoding helix-turn-helix transcriptional regulator: MIVENAHGLFLQRYDGLGERSWRRDDCYKFVFSPYGQSCYQTESGDLVIDKEQFVLFNPTMKHKQWKADEEKFLVEIRPEFLMETARELGYPSESPEFAALPYRQEPVHQWVSFVRSFLKSEGGDSSSLFVENSMVQLAILLLKYGLGSHRHDVVLTQSVDPLNRVMDALKEGYRENWTLGDIAEVARMDKYQLSHLFKRESGVSPYSWLQMYRLFRSQQDLLHTKRSVLTIATEHGFSSIAVYNQLFRRIYHQTPTQFRKRHAFT, translated from the coding sequence ATGATTGTAGAGAATGCGCATGGGTTATTTCTTCAAAGGTACGACGGATTGGGAGAAAGAAGTTGGAGGAGAGACGATTGTTATAAGTTTGTCTTCTCTCCATATGGGCAGAGCTGCTACCAGACAGAATCGGGTGACTTGGTCATTGATAAGGAGCAGTTTGTCCTGTTTAATCCAACTATGAAACATAAGCAGTGGAAGGCAGATGAAGAAAAGTTCCTTGTAGAAATCCGTCCTGAATTTTTGATGGAGACCGCTAGAGAGCTTGGCTACCCATCGGAATCCCCGGAATTCGCCGCTCTTCCTTATCGGCAGGAGCCCGTTCATCAGTGGGTATCATTCGTCCGGTCATTTTTGAAGTCGGAGGGGGGAGATTCCAGCTCCCTGTTTGTGGAAAACAGTATGGTGCAGCTTGCCATCCTCCTGCTCAAGTATGGACTTGGCTCTCACCGACATGACGTAGTTTTAACACAAAGCGTTGATCCGTTAAACCGGGTGATGGATGCACTGAAGGAAGGCTACCGCGAGAACTGGACGCTTGGAGATATAGCGGAAGTCGCTCGTATGGATAAATACCAGCTCTCTCATCTATTTAAGCGGGAGAGCGGGGTCTCTCCTTATTCATGGCTTCAGATGTACCGCTTGTTCAGAAGTCAGCAGGATCTGCTTCATACGAAACGATCCGTCTTAACGATAGCAACGGAACACGGGTTTTCAAGCATTGCGGTTTATAATCAATTATTTAGACGTATTTATCATCAGACGCCGACGCAGTTTCGTAAACGGCACGCCTTTACCTAA
- a CDS encoding MFS transporter, whose translation MYRILWKNRNVRFYLLGGSISRLGDSLAAMAFLFLAHDLTGSAAHTTAMAAAETAPYLLFGLIGGAIADALPKKKLLIILDLLRIPLVASILLLHYADALSFGALLIISFLLQSIGCFFNPAHRAVLPMITKEEERSAANSLYDTMTRGVTIGTPLLSILIIETMGVVHFFSLDALTYVWSVLCLAQIIMVEKRSTKFSIRSIAPSVGSFLKWAGRMPTIRSLFFFTFYTVFMNTWVWQVGLLLALMEAGPDGELWYSGIQGVFGAVVIITNLLAPLFIQKWGLHHYVIGAAVWGTGILYYGAFYKPEQFVIGTILIGIGIPVASLSRVYLLQKYVPESKMGRAFSTNAVLLYAANTISLAFFGLLSTFLSIQTLMIISGCCIVFLCVASWLGKGVPFTKLRRRLMINTSK comes from the coding sequence ATGTATCGAATACTATGGAAAAACAGAAATGTGCGTTTTTATTTATTAGGCGGAAGCATATCACGACTTGGCGACAGCTTAGCTGCAATGGCCTTTTTGTTTCTTGCCCATGACCTGACGGGGTCCGCGGCCCATACGACAGCCATGGCAGCAGCAGAAACCGCTCCCTATTTACTTTTCGGATTAATCGGCGGAGCAATAGCGGATGCCCTGCCCAAGAAGAAGCTGTTGATCATCCTGGATCTCCTCCGTATTCCCTTGGTCGCGTCCATCCTGCTGCTCCATTATGCAGATGCGTTGTCCTTCGGCGCCCTTCTTATCATCAGCTTTCTTCTCCAGTCAATCGGCTGTTTCTTCAATCCGGCACACCGTGCTGTCCTGCCTATGATTACAAAGGAGGAAGAACGTTCTGCCGCCAACAGCCTTTACGACACCATGACTAGAGGCGTTACAATAGGGACGCCTCTTCTATCGATCCTCATCATTGAAACCATGGGAGTGGTCCACTTCTTCAGTTTAGATGCGTTGACCTATGTATGGAGTGTCCTATGCCTTGCGCAGATCATAATGGTAGAAAAGCGAAGTACAAAGTTCTCGATCCGTTCCATCGCGCCTTCTGTCGGGTCCTTTCTTAAGTGGGCGGGAAGAATGCCGACTATCCGAAGCCTTTTTTTCTTCACGTTTTATACGGTGTTTATGAATACGTGGGTATGGCAGGTGGGATTGCTGCTCGCCCTTATGGAGGCAGGACCGGACGGGGAGCTGTGGTACAGCGGAATTCAAGGAGTATTCGGTGCAGTCGTCATTATAACCAATCTTCTCGCCCCGCTATTCATTCAGAAATGGGGGCTGCACCACTATGTAATCGGTGCAGCCGTTTGGGGAACCGGTATTTTGTATTACGGCGCTTTCTATAAACCGGAGCAGTTTGTCATTGGCACGATCCTTATCGGCATCGGTATTCCTGTTGCAAGCCTTTCCCGGGTCTATTTACTGCAGAAATACGTGCCGGAGTCCAAGATGGGAAGGGCATTCAGTACAAATGCCGTTCTACTGTATGCCGCAAATACCATTTCCCTTGCCTTCTTTGGACTGCTCTCGACTTTCCTGTCCATTCAGACACTTATGATTATAAGTGGCTGCTGTATCGTCTTTTTATGTGTGGCTTCGTGGTTAGGTAAAGGCGTGCCGTTTACGAAACTGCGTCGGCGTCTGATGATAAATACGTCTAAATAA
- a CDS encoding sodium:solute symporter family protein, protein MLATLLGIFVLYIAFTNENIQWGGFIAMIAFYALVYYIGAIFATKKSGSLEDMMVADRSMPLGVAMFTMAATWVGGGYINGTAESTYADGIVWAQAPWGYALSLIIGGIFYARKMRRYEFMTILDPLEQRFGKKMAGVLYLPALLGEMFWSAAILTALGTTFGTILNIDFTTSIILSGIIAIAYTVAGGMWAVAYTDVFQMAILLIGLILVVPFTLGHVGGLDAAWSGYKTEFGSYANLFPPLNGWQDPEWGNYFWNWIDYALLLIFGGIAWQVYFQRVLSAKSEKTAMWLSITAGVICIIAAIPAVLIGVVGVNIDWASMGIPTPENASVILPHVLRYLTPELVSAIGLGALAAAVMSSMDSSILSASSMASWNVYRPLINPNADSDKLKKVIKRTIIIVGVGSMIIALNVKSVYTLWYLASDLVYTILFPQLTMALFYKNANLYGSIAGFAVSLFLRLGGGEPALGLPAFLPYPMIEDGIVLFPFRTTACIAAFLMIFIVSELTKKKCAPRSLILPEHKRQENNA, encoded by the coding sequence TTGCTTGCAACACTATTAGGTATATTTGTCCTCTACATCGCCTTCACAAATGAAAACATCCAATGGGGCGGATTCATCGCCATGATTGCCTTTTATGCCCTCGTTTACTACATCGGTGCTATCTTCGCTACTAAAAAATCCGGATCTCTCGAAGACATGATGGTCGCTGACCGCAGCATGCCGCTCGGCGTCGCCATGTTTACAATGGCCGCTACCTGGGTCGGTGGTGGTTACATCAACGGGACGGCGGAATCCACTTATGCCGACGGAATCGTATGGGCCCAGGCGCCTTGGGGCTATGCACTAAGTTTGATCATTGGTGGTATCTTCTATGCCCGTAAGATGCGCCGTTATGAATTCATGACCATCCTCGATCCACTTGAACAACGTTTTGGTAAGAAAATGGCAGGTGTTCTGTACCTACCTGCGCTCCTTGGTGAGATGTTCTGGAGTGCCGCTATCCTGACAGCACTTGGTACAACGTTTGGAACCATTCTGAATATCGACTTCACTACCTCTATCATTCTTTCCGGTATCATCGCTATCGCTTATACTGTAGCCGGAGGTATGTGGGCCGTTGCTTATACAGACGTGTTCCAAATGGCTATCCTGCTTATCGGTCTTATCCTGGTCGTGCCTTTCACATTAGGACATGTAGGTGGACTGGATGCCGCATGGAGCGGTTACAAAACAGAGTTCGGAAGTTACGCCAACCTGTTCCCTCCACTGAACGGCTGGCAGGACCCTGAATGGGGCAATTACTTCTGGAACTGGATCGACTACGCATTGCTGCTTATATTCGGTGGAATTGCCTGGCAGGTATATTTCCAGCGTGTCCTTTCCGCTAAAAGTGAGAAGACAGCTATGTGGCTTTCCATCACAGCAGGGGTCATCTGTATCATCGCTGCCATTCCAGCTGTGTTGATCGGTGTCGTTGGAGTCAATATCGACTGGGCATCCATGGGTATCCCAACGCCTGAAAACGCATCTGTCATTTTGCCGCACGTTCTTCGATATCTGACTCCTGAACTGGTATCAGCCATCGGACTTGGTGCACTTGCAGCTGCTGTTATGTCATCCATGGACTCCTCGATCCTATCTGCCTCTTCTATGGCATCCTGGAACGTGTATCGTCCATTGATCAACCCAAATGCAGACTCAGACAAACTGAAGAAAGTCATTAAGCGTACCATCATCATCGTTGGTGTCGGATCCATGATTATCGCCTTGAACGTAAAGAGTGTCTACACTCTCTGGTATCTGGCCTCCGACCTTGTTTACACAATCTTGTTCCCTCAACTGACAATGGCATTGTTTTATAAGAATGCCAACCTTTACGGATCGATCGCCGGTTTTGCGGTTTCCCTCTTCCTTCGTCTTGGAGGCGGAGAGCCAGCACTAGGTCTCCCGGCATTCCTACCGTACCCGATGATCGAAGACGGCATCGTCCTCTTCCCATTCCGTACGACAGCATGTATCGCGGCCTTCCTTATGATCTTCATCGTCTCTGAATTGACGAAGAAGAAATGTGCTCCGCGGTCACTCATCCTGCCGGAACACAAACGACAAGAAAATAACGCGTAA
- the cudC gene encoding choline uptake/conversion transcriptional regulator CudC — protein MTKNHEDDSRDVIENAKALVIDSIAETMDLYGVTRSAGTLYGTMYFEKDMTLDEMREKLGMSKPSMSTGVKKLQSYSIVKQTFRKGTRRQTFVAEKDFFNFFSNFFSRKWIREAKINMDAVKKAQAELEMIMNSTDIDEDTRFEAERIHRQLEGSKPYYKWLLKLVDSIESGEIFEYIPIDSEE, from the coding sequence ATGACCAAGAATCATGAAGATGACTCCAGAGACGTCATCGAGAATGCCAAAGCCTTAGTCATCGACTCCATAGCAGAAACGATGGATTTGTATGGCGTGACGCGGAGTGCCGGAACCCTTTATGGAACGATGTACTTCGAAAAGGACATGACCCTCGATGAAATGCGTGAGAAACTCGGAATGAGTAAGCCGAGCATGAGCACAGGAGTGAAGAAGCTCCAAAGCTACAGCATCGTCAAGCAGACATTCCGAAAAGGAACACGCCGTCAGACATTTGTCGCAGAAAAAGATTTCTTCAACTTCTTCTCCAATTTCTTCTCAAGAAAATGGATCAGAGAAGCGAAGATCAATATGGATGCCGTAAAAAAGGCACAAGCTGAACTGGAAATGATCATGAATTCTACGGATATTGATGAGGACACCAGATTTGAAGCAGAGCGGATCCACCGTCAGTTGGAAGGATCCAAGCCTTATTATAAATGGCTGTTGAAGTTAGTCGATTCCATAGAAAGTGGAGAGATTTTCGAGTACATCCCTATTGATTCTGAAGAATAA